One genomic segment of Burkholderiaceae bacterium includes these proteins:
- a CDS encoding trypsin-like peptidase domain-containing protein: MTSLRCTALALSCALALGLAACGGGSDSPPPTPNPPSPPPVTDRIEPLDTATLPSKAAVAAPAAAASRLPPGAVVPRVELGPLAAPKLSAGDGKNAPLQIGVNRAVAATADAAALAARLQWHRLPDGSQVAALAFDSPGAQALRLGVRIGQAPAGAKLRFYGAPGSPVVEQAVPAQAQPGAAGAAPVLWGPDTPGAVGTLELQLPPGASPAQLQLAVPQLSHLSQTVEQALAAGKTESDIGISGSCNLDVMCTPALDAESRSVAQLLFTRDGGTYLCTGTLLNDTRGSRTPRLLTAAHCIDDDASAASLVTYWFFRAAACNGSPKIDPASTRRTDGAKLLFTDSGVDSTLLQLNSAPPANVVYAGSYFGDGVGVGASVVAIHHPEGDLQKDSVGAVTGYASCGENTCTSASADAGTLWQIGWTRGTTEPGSSGAAIWTQLGSTRYVVGALHGGSASCQNPGGADFFGRFNRAYYRGLGNWLTQ, translated from the coding sequence ATGACTTCTTTACGTTGCACCGCCCTGGCGCTGTCCTGCGCCCTCGCCCTCGGACTGGCCGCCTGCGGCGGCGGCTCGGACAGCCCGCCGCCCACGCCCAACCCGCCGTCACCGCCTCCGGTCACCGACCGCATCGAGCCGCTGGACACCGCCACCCTGCCCAGCAAGGCCGCCGTGGCCGCGCCGGCCGCCGCAGCCAGCCGCCTGCCGCCGGGCGCCGTGGTGCCCCGGGTGGAGCTGGGGCCGCTGGCGGCGCCCAAGCTGAGCGCCGGCGATGGCAAGAACGCCCCGCTGCAGATCGGCGTCAACCGCGCCGTGGCCGCCACCGCCGACGCGGCCGCACTGGCCGCGCGCCTGCAATGGCACCGCCTGCCCGACGGCAGCCAGGTGGCGGCGCTGGCCTTCGACTCGCCCGGCGCCCAGGCCCTGCGCCTGGGCGTGCGCATCGGGCAGGCGCCGGCCGGCGCCAAGCTGCGCTTTTATGGCGCGCCCGGCTCGCCCGTGGTCGAGCAGGCGGTCCCGGCGCAGGCCCAGCCCGGCGCCGCGGGGGCCGCCCCCGTGCTGTGGGGCCCCGACACGCCGGGCGCCGTCGGCACGCTGGAGCTGCAGCTGCCGCCCGGCGCCAGCCCCGCCCAGTTGCAGCTGGCCGTGCCCCAGCTGTCGCACCTGAGCCAGACGGTGGAGCAGGCCCTGGCCGCCGGCAAGACCGAAAGCGACATCGGCATCTCCGGCAGCTGCAACCTGGACGTGATGTGCACCCCCGCGCTGGACGCCGAAAGCCGCTCGGTGGCGCAACTGCTGTTCACCAGGGACGGCGGCACCTACCTGTGCACCGGCACGCTGCTGAACGACACGCGCGGCAGCCGCACGCCCCGCCTGCTGACGGCGGCGCACTGCATCGACGACGACGCCAGCGCCGCCAGCCTCGTCACCTACTGGTTCTTCCGCGCCGCGGCGTGCAACGGCTCGCCCAAGATCGACCCGGCGTCCACGCGCCGCACCGACGGCGCCAAGCTGCTGTTCACCGATTCGGGCGTGGACAGCACGCTGCTGCAGCTCAACAGCGCGCCGCCGGCCAACGTGGTGTACGCCGGCTCCTACTTTGGCGACGGCGTGGGCGTGGGGGCCAGCGTGGTCGCCATCCACCACCCCGAGGGCGACCTGCAGAAGGACAGCGTGGGCGCCGTCACCGGCTACGCCAGCTGCGGCGAGAACACCTGCACCAGCGCCAGCGCCGACGCCGGCACCCTGTGGCAGATCGGCTGGACGCGGGGCACCACCGAGCCCGGCAGCAGCGGCGCGGCCATCTGGACGCAGCTGGGCAGCACGCGCTACGTGGTGGGCGCGCTGCACGGCGGCAGCGCCAGTTGCCAGAACCCCGGCGGCGCCGACTTCTTCGGCCGCTTCAACCGCGCCTACTACCGCGGCCTGGGCAACTGGCTGACGCAGTGA
- the ruvB gene encoding Holliday junction branch migration DNA helicase RuvB, translating to MSITVDDFAPPAGQPAPRVVSGAAASAREEALERALRPKLLHDYVGQAKAREQLEIFIGAARKRGEALDHVLLFGPPGLGKTTLSHIIAHELGVQLRQTSGPVLEKPKDLAALLTSLEKNDVLFIDEIHRLSPVVEEILYPALEDYQIDILIGEGPAARSIKLDVQPFTLVGATTRAGMLTNPLRDRFGIVARLEFYTPEELARIVTRSAGLLDVETDAEGAFEIARRSRGTPRIANRLLRRVRDYADVKGDGRISKKIAHDALAMLDVDPEGFDLMDRKLLEAVIHRFDGGPVGLDNIAASIGEEAGTIEDVIEPYLIQQGYLQRTPRGRVATLAAYRHLGVVPPQAGGALF from the coding sequence GTGAGCATCACGGTCGACGACTTCGCCCCACCGGCCGGCCAGCCGGCGCCGCGCGTGGTGTCGGGCGCGGCCGCCTCGGCGCGCGAGGAGGCGCTGGAGCGCGCGCTGCGCCCCAAGCTGCTGCACGACTACGTCGGCCAGGCCAAGGCGCGCGAGCAGCTGGAGATCTTCATCGGCGCGGCCAGGAAGCGCGGCGAGGCGCTGGACCACGTGCTGCTGTTCGGCCCGCCCGGCCTGGGCAAGACCACGCTCAGCCACATCATCGCGCACGAGCTGGGCGTGCAGCTGCGCCAGACCAGCGGCCCGGTGCTGGAAAAGCCCAAGGACCTGGCCGCCCTGCTGACCAGCCTGGAAAAAAACGACGTCCTGTTCATCGACGAGATCCACCGCCTGTCGCCCGTGGTCGAGGAAATCCTCTATCCCGCGCTGGAGGACTACCAGATCGACATCCTGATCGGCGAAGGCCCGGCGGCGCGCTCCATCAAGCTCGACGTGCAGCCCTTCACCCTGGTGGGCGCCACCACCCGCGCCGGCATGCTGACCAACCCGCTGCGCGACCGCTTCGGCATCGTGGCGCGGCTGGAGTTCTACACACCCGAGGAGCTGGCGCGCATCGTCACCCGCTCGGCCGGGCTGCTCGACGTCGAGACCGATGCCGAGGGCGCGTTCGAGATCGCCCGCCGCAGCCGCGGCACGCCGCGCATCGCCAACCGCCTGCTGCGCCGCGTGCGCGACTACGCGGACGTGAAGGGCGATGGCCGCATATCGAAAAAGATAGCGCACGACGCCCTGGCCATGCTGGACGTGGACCCGGAAGGCTTCGACCTGATGGACCGCAAGCTGCTGGAGGCCGTGATCCACCGCTTCGACGGCGGCCCGGTGGGGCTGGACAACATCGCCGCCAGCATCGGCGAGGAGGCCGGCACCATCGAGGACGTGATCGAGCCCTACCTGATCCAGCAGGGCTACCTGCAGCGCACCCCGCGCGGGCGCGTGGCCACGCTGGCGGCGTACCGGCATCTGGGCGTGGTGCCGCCGCAGGCCGGCGGCGCGCTGTTTTGA
- the dapF gene encoding diaminopimelate epimerase produces MRIPFTKMHGAGNDFVVLDETRGLLGLSPAHYRRLADRHLGIGADQILSVRPAPSADVDFEYVIHNADGGEVEHCGNGARCFVRHVRGRGLTDKRRIRVKVQRGVIELTEAEDGRVTVDMGAPVFDLAALPFDPTGLTPVPAPRADGPWRMWPLSLMPDQAVAGTEQAQSAIIQVALVSMGNPHAVALVDDVALAPVLSQGPLVERHPAFPRRVNAGFMQVVDRAHVRLRVYERGAGETLACGTGACAAVVAGIRLGLLDARVDVAMHGGLLTIEWAGGHADPVRLTGPAETVFEGSIELPDELF; encoded by the coding sequence ATGCGCATTCCCTTCACCAAGATGCACGGCGCCGGCAACGACTTCGTCGTGCTGGACGAAACCCGCGGCCTGCTGGGCCTGTCGCCCGCGCACTACCGCCGGCTGGCCGACCGCCACCTGGGCATCGGCGCCGACCAAATCCTCAGCGTGCGCCCAGCGCCCAGCGCCGACGTGGACTTCGAGTACGTCATCCACAACGCCGACGGCGGCGAGGTGGAGCACTGCGGCAACGGCGCGCGCTGCTTCGTGCGCCACGTGCGCGGGCGCGGGCTGACGGACAAGCGCCGCATCCGCGTCAAGGTCCAGCGCGGCGTGATCGAGCTGACCGAGGCCGAGGACGGCCGCGTCACGGTGGACATGGGCGCGCCCGTGTTCGATCTGGCGGCGCTGCCCTTCGACCCCACCGGCCTCACGCCGGTGCCCGCGCCGCGGGCCGACGGGCCGTGGCGCATGTGGCCGCTGAGTTTGATGCCCGATCAGGCTGTGGCCGGCACCGAACAAGCCCAGTCAGCTATCATTCAAGTAGCATTGGTGTCCATGGGCAACCCGCACGCCGTCGCCCTGGTGGACGACGTGGCGCTGGCGCCCGTGCTCAGCCAGGGCCCGCTGGTGGAGCGCCACCCGGCCTTCCCGCGCCGCGTCAACGCCGGCTTCATGCAGGTCGTCGATCGCGCGCACGTCCGCCTGCGCGTGTACGAGCGCGGTGCCGGCGAGACCCTGGCCTGCGGCACCGGCGCCTGCGCCGCCGTGGTGGCGGGCATTCGCCTGGGCCTGCTGGACGCGCGCGTCGACGTGGCCATGCACGGCGGCCTGCTGACCATCGAATGGGCCGGCGGCCACGCCGACCCGGTGCGGCTGACGGGCCCCGCCGAGACCGTGTTCGAAGGCAGCATCGAGCTGCCCGACGAGCTTTTCTGA
- a CDS encoding DUF484 family protein, translating to MNPITEQDIAEFLIQTPDFFERHAELLTAVQLTSPHGGRAVSLQERQAEMLREKIKVLEQRLMELMRHGNENMLIGDKLQRWSRQLFLVHRAVDLPVVLVSEICAQFNVPQAALRLWDVAEVYAQEPFALGANDDVRSLASSLTAPYCGVNAGFEAVQWLEDPQAAASLVLLPLRPNASAPAFGLLVLASPDAARYEAGMATDFLERIGELASASLSRLRSM from the coding sequence ATGAACCCCATCACCGAGCAAGACATCGCCGAATTCCTGATCCAGACGCCCGACTTCTTCGAGCGCCATGCCGAGCTGCTGACCGCCGTGCAGCTGACCAGCCCGCATGGCGGGCGCGCCGTCAGCCTGCAGGAGCGCCAGGCCGAGATGCTGCGCGAGAAGATCAAGGTGCTGGAGCAGCGCCTGATGGAGCTGATGCGCCACGGCAACGAGAACATGCTGATCGGCGACAAGCTGCAGCGCTGGTCGCGCCAGCTGTTTCTGGTGCACCGCGCGGTCGACCTGCCGGTGGTGCTGGTCAGCGAGATCTGCGCCCAGTTCAACGTGCCGCAGGCCGCCCTGCGCCTGTGGGACGTGGCCGAGGTCTACGCGCAGGAGCCCTTCGCGCTCGGCGCCAACGACGACGTCAGGAGCCTGGCCTCGTCGCTGACCGCGCCCTACTGCGGCGTCAACGCCGGCTTCGAGGCCGTGCAGTGGCTGGAAGACCCGCAGGCCGCCGCCTCGCTGGTGCTGCTGCCGCTGCGCCCCAACGCCAGCGCGCCCGCCTTCGGCCTGCTGGTGCTGGCCTCGCCCGACGCGGCGCGCTACGAGGCCGGCATGGCCACCGACTTCCTGGAGCGCATCGGCGAGCTGGCCAGCGCCTCGCTGTCGCGCCTGCGCAGCATGTGA
- a CDS encoding tyrosine recombinase XerC yields the protein MPAGAALVERYLEHVRVERRLAARTVALYGLDLEKLSTFAAAAGVGLLAVQPAHVRRWVAQMHAGGRSGRGIALILSGWRGFYAWLGREGRMAANPVQDVRAPRQPRPLPKALGVDDAVRLADWHAERDDADPWLEARDAAMVELLYGSGLRVGEVVGLDAAASDAARRAGRGWIALDAAEVEVQGKGSKRRTVPLGAAAVQALQRWLAVRGTVAAHDDAAGALFIGRHGTRLTAQSIWQRLRRRSLQAGLATPVHPHMLRHSFASHLLQSSGDLRAVQELLGHASIGTTQVYTRLDFQHLAKAYDAAHPRAHRKKD from the coding sequence ATGCCCGCCGGCGCGGCGCTCGTCGAGCGCTACCTGGAGCACGTGCGCGTCGAGCGGCGGCTGGCCGCGCGCACCGTCGCGCTCTACGGCCTGGACCTTGAAAAGCTGAGCACCTTTGCCGCCGCCGCCGGCGTCGGCCTGCTGGCCGTGCAGCCCGCCCACGTGCGCCGCTGGGTGGCGCAGATGCACGCCGGCGGGCGCAGCGGGCGCGGCATCGCGCTCATCCTGTCGGGTTGGCGCGGCTTTTACGCCTGGCTGGGGCGCGAGGGCCGCATGGCCGCCAACCCGGTGCAGGACGTGCGCGCGCCGCGCCAGCCGCGCCCCTTGCCCAAGGCGCTGGGCGTGGACGACGCCGTGCGGCTGGCCGATTGGCACGCCGAGCGCGATGACGCCGACCCCTGGCTGGAGGCGCGCGACGCCGCCATGGTCGAACTGCTGTACGGCAGCGGCCTGCGCGTGGGCGAGGTGGTGGGTCTGGACGCCGCCGCCAGCGACGCCGCGCGGCGCGCCGGCCGCGGCTGGATCGCGCTGGATGCGGCCGAGGTGGAGGTGCAGGGCAAGGGCAGCAAGCGCCGCACCGTGCCGCTGGGCGCTGCCGCCGTGCAGGCCCTGCAGCGCTGGCTGGCCGTGCGCGGCACGGTGGCCGCCCACGACGATGCCGCCGGCGCCCTGTTCATCGGCCGCCACGGCACGCGCCTCACGGCCCAGTCCATCTGGCAGCGCCTGCGCCGGCGCAGCCTGCAGGCGGGCCTGGCCACCCCCGTGCACCCGCACATGCTGCGCCACTCGTTCGCCAGCCACCTGCTGCAGTCCAGCGGCGATTTGCGCGCCGTGCAGGAGCTGCTGGGCCACGCCAGCATCGGCACCACGCAGGTCTACACGCGGCTGGACTTCCAGCACCTGGCCAAGGCCTACGACGCGGCGCACCCGCGGGCACACCGCAAGAAGGATTGA
- a CDS encoding aldehyde dehydrogenase family protein has protein sequence MKEHLQFYIDGQWVDPASARSLDVINPSNEEVVSRISLGSKADVDQAVQAARRAFESFSRTTREERVALLEKVLDVYKRRADEVAQAISLEMGAPLWLSKAAQAAMGVAHLKTTLGVLKNFAFETVQGTTATLYEPVGVVGMITPWNWPINQIMCKVAPALAAGCTVILKPSEIAPLSGILLAEIMHEAGVPHGVFNLVNGDGPGVGEAMSVHPGIDMMTFTGSTRAGIAVAKAAADTVKRVAQELGGKSANIVLDDADIEKAVKQGVQACFTNSGQSCNAPTRMFVPRAKHAQAMAVAKAVAERTQVADAMATEGMAMGPVVSQAQFSKIQGLIQKGIDEGATLVAGGTGRPEGLSKGYFVKPTVFADVKNDMTIAREEIFGPVLVMIPYDSEEDAIRMANDSPYGLSGYVQSGSLEHARQVAARLRTGMVHLNGAGPDVGAPFGGYKQSGNGREWGEHGFREFLEVKAVMGYEPKPAKA, from the coding sequence ATGAAAGAGCACCTGCAGTTCTACATCGACGGCCAGTGGGTCGACCCTGCCAGCGCGCGCAGCCTGGACGTCATCAACCCCTCCAACGAGGAGGTCGTCTCGCGCATCAGCCTGGGATCAAAGGCCGACGTGGACCAGGCCGTGCAGGCCGCGCGGCGCGCGTTCGAGAGCTTCTCGCGCACCACGCGCGAGGAGCGCGTCGCCCTGCTGGAGAAGGTGCTGGACGTGTACAAGCGCCGCGCCGACGAGGTGGCGCAGGCCATTTCGCTGGAGATGGGCGCGCCGCTGTGGCTGTCCAAGGCCGCGCAAGCGGCCATGGGCGTGGCGCACCTGAAGACCACCCTGGGCGTGCTGAAAAACTTCGCGTTCGAGACCGTGCAGGGCACCACCGCCACGCTGTACGAGCCGGTGGGCGTGGTGGGCATGATCACGCCCTGGAACTGGCCCATCAACCAGATCATGTGCAAGGTGGCGCCCGCGCTGGCGGCCGGCTGCACGGTGATCCTCAAGCCGTCCGAGATCGCGCCGCTCAGCGGCATCCTGCTGGCCGAGATCATGCACGAGGCCGGCGTGCCGCACGGCGTGTTCAACCTCGTCAACGGCGACGGCCCGGGCGTGGGCGAGGCCATGTCGGTGCACCCCGGCATCGACATGATGACCTTCACCGGCTCCACCCGCGCCGGCATCGCCGTGGCCAAGGCCGCGGCCGACACCGTCAAGCGTGTGGCGCAGGAGCTGGGCGGCAAGTCGGCCAACATCGTGCTGGATGACGCCGACATCGAAAAAGCCGTCAAGCAGGGCGTGCAGGCCTGCTTCACCAACTCGGGCCAGAGCTGCAACGCGCCCACGCGCATGTTCGTGCCGCGCGCCAAGCACGCCCAGGCCATGGCCGTGGCCAAGGCGGTAGCCGAGCGCACCCAGGTGGCCGACGCCATGGCCACCGAGGGCATGGCCATGGGCCCGGTGGTCAGCCAGGCGCAGTTCAGCAAGATCCAGGGCCTGATCCAGAAGGGCATCGACGAAGGCGCCACCCTGGTGGCCGGCGGCACCGGCCGGCCCGAGGGCCTGAGCAAGGGCTATTTCGTCAAGCCCACGGTGTTTGCCGACGTGAAGAACGACATGACCATCGCGCGCGAGGAAATCTTCGGCCCGGTGCTGGTGATGATCCCCTACGACAGCGAGGAAGACGCCATCCGCATGGCCAACGACTCGCCCTACGGCCTGTCGGGCTACGTGCAGTCGGGCAGCCTGGAGCACGCGCGCCAGGTCGCCGCCCGCCTGCGCACCGGCATGGTGCACCTGAACGGCGCCGGCCCCGACGTGGGCGCGCCCTTTGGCGGCTACAAGCAGTCGGGTAACGGCCGCGAGTGGGGCGAGCACGGCTTCCGCGAGTTCCTGGAAGTCAAGGCCGTGATGGGCTACGAGCCCAAGCCGGCCAAGGCCTGA
- a CDS encoding GTP-binding protein: protein MALIPATILTGFLGSGKTTLLQRVLSEAHGQKIAVIENEFGEENIDNEILVHDDGEQIIQMSNGCVCCTIREDLRATLQLLAAKKRKGLLDFERVVIETTGLADPGPVAQTFFMDDEIAESFLLDSIITLVDAKHAAQQLNDRLEAQRQVGFADQIFISKADLVGADELAALQHRLKHMNPRAPQRVVHFGEVALGEVLDLRGFNLNAKLDIDPEFLKEDEHAHHHHDHEHEHCDHPSHQHEHGHAHHHHDDDDVKSFVFRSERAFDPARLEDFLGAMVNIYGPRMLRYKGVLSMKGTERKVIFQGVHQLMGSDLGPAWGEGEPRISKMVFIGIDLPRDILEQGLEQCLA from the coding sequence ATGGCCCTCATCCCCGCCACCATCCTCACCGGCTTTCTCGGCTCCGGCAAGACCACGCTGCTGCAGCGCGTGCTGAGCGAGGCGCACGGCCAGAAGATCGCCGTGATCGAGAACGAGTTCGGCGAGGAGAACATCGACAACGAGATCCTGGTGCACGACGACGGCGAGCAGATCATCCAGATGAGCAACGGCTGCGTGTGCTGCACCATCCGCGAGGACCTGCGCGCCACGCTGCAGCTGCTGGCGGCCAAGAAGCGCAAGGGCCTGCTGGACTTCGAGCGCGTCGTCATCGAGACCACCGGCCTGGCCGACCCGGGCCCGGTGGCGCAGACCTTCTTCATGGACGACGAGATCGCCGAGAGCTTTCTGCTCGACTCGATCATCACCCTGGTGGACGCCAAGCACGCCGCCCAGCAGCTGAACGACCGGCTGGAGGCGCAGCGCCAGGTGGGCTTTGCCGACCAGATCTTCATCAGCAAGGCCGACCTGGTCGGCGCCGACGAACTGGCCGCGCTGCAGCACCGCCTGAAGCACATGAACCCGCGCGCGCCGCAGCGCGTGGTGCATTTCGGCGAGGTGGCGCTGGGCGAGGTGCTGGATCTGCGCGGCTTCAACCTGAACGCCAAGCTCGACATCGACCCCGAATTCCTCAAGGAGGACGAGCACGCGCACCACCATCACGACCATGAGCACGAGCACTGCGACCACCCCTCGCACCAGCACGAGCACGGCCACGCGCACCACCACCACGACGATGACGACGTCAAGAGCTTCGTGTTCCGCTCCGAGCGCGCGTTCGACCCGGCGCGGCTGGAGGACTTCCTGGGCGCCATGGTCAACATCTATGGCCCGCGCATGCTGCGCTACAAGGGCGTGCTGTCGATGAAGGGCACCGAGCGCAAGGTGATCTTCCAGGGCGTGCACCAGCTCATGGGCAGCGACCTGGGGCCGGCCTGGGGCGAGGGTGAGCCGCGCATCAGCAAGATGGTGTTCATCGGCATCGACCTGCCGCGCGACATCCTCGAGCAGGGGCTGGAGCAGTGCCTGGCATGA
- the dksA gene encoding RNA polymerase-binding protein DksA — MPIAAVAPAPIVIKKDPKLANNWKTKKPDQLSDAEVIAMPDDEYMNDKQLAFFRLKLTQLKNDILLNADVTTDNLRKDTVVVPDPADRATIEEEHALELRTRDRERKLLKKIEQSIARIDAGDYGYCDETGEPIGVPRLLARPTATLSLEAQQRRELKQKMFGD, encoded by the coding sequence ATGCCCATTGCTGCCGTAGCTCCCGCGCCGATCGTGATCAAGAAGGACCCCAAACTGGCCAACAACTGGAAGACCAAGAAGCCCGACCAGCTGTCCGACGCCGAAGTCATCGCCATGCCCGATGACGAGTACATGAACGACAAGCAGCTGGCCTTCTTCCGCCTCAAGCTGACGCAGCTCAAGAACGACATCCTGCTCAACGCCGACGTGACCACGGACAACCTGCGCAAGGACACCGTGGTGGTGCCCGACCCGGCCGACCGCGCCACCATCGAGGAAGAGCATGCGCTGGAGCTGCGCACGCGCGACCGCGAGCGCAAGCTGCTGAAAAAGATCGAGCAGTCGATCGCCCGCATCGACGCCGGCGACTATGGCTACTGCGACGAGACCGGCGAGCCCATCGGCGTGCCGCGCCTGCTGGCACGGCCCACCGCCACGCTGTCGCTGGAGGCGCAGCAGCGCCGCGAGCTCAAGCAGAAGATGTTCGGCGACTGA
- a CDS encoding STAS domain-containing protein: MNEEQGPKSGGRFLSKVVKFITSPTTDWADLNKVGGPLDASESSAALKEMIERKRRNDFVRNREFDMLRKARRRQLAGAHGGAVSPTSFISSVESAHPHEPERTLEKIDRIEEQMSRAWLDRDEPAATAENPRAYDKTRPVQLGERTAGSIGFGATAVEVPLSGAAAEVSRGEAAPHAPAAADPWADPAPSPSLADESEPVVVGPEVEEVAIRFANGDAAGAEVSLLELLGEGGSHSNDLETWLTLFDLYRAAGEPDKFDGAAIAFVSRFGRSAPQFELVASPGSAAMPITPQAGAAATPRDEAQPVHWSAPSVLGMQSVAALNASMARQAQPWRIDWRRVKSIDPQALPLLLEVLQRWAGTPVRLRFLGAEQLLAVLAEQTPPEQRAADPQWWAVRLALLRVMSEPDEFELVALNYCVTYEMSPPAWEDPRCECAPMTESGHTLPPPDNDKDDASSAASAHSELPLSDVMGLGAADAAAPDVVRLPLEGEILGDAAHALQPLSLSARTRGIEFNCRHLQRVDFGAAGDLLNWAVQQQGQGRQVVFKHVNRLVAAFFGVIGISDAARVLRRVD; encoded by the coding sequence ATGAACGAGGAGCAAGGTCCCAAGTCGGGCGGGCGCTTTTTGTCCAAGGTGGTCAAGTTCATCACCAGCCCGACCACCGACTGGGCTGACCTGAACAAGGTCGGCGGCCCGCTGGACGCCAGCGAATCGAGCGCCGCGCTCAAGGAGATGATTGAGCGCAAGCGGCGCAACGACTTCGTGCGCAACCGCGAGTTCGACATGCTGCGCAAGGCGCGCCGGCGCCAGCTTGCCGGCGCCCATGGCGGCGCGGTGTCGCCCACCTCGTTCATCTCCAGCGTCGAGTCTGCGCACCCGCACGAGCCCGAGCGCACGCTCGAGAAGATCGACCGGATCGAGGAGCAGATGTCGCGCGCCTGGCTCGATCGCGACGAGCCGGCCGCCACCGCCGAAAACCCCCGCGCCTACGACAAGACCCGCCCGGTCCAGCTGGGCGAGCGGACGGCAGGCAGCATCGGCTTCGGCGCCACCGCGGTCGAGGTGCCGCTGTCCGGCGCCGCCGCCGAGGTCTCGCGCGGCGAGGCCGCGCCGCACGCGCCCGCCGCCGCCGACCCATGGGCCGATCCGGCGCCGTCCCCGTCCCTGGCCGACGAGTCCGAGCCGGTGGTCGTCGGCCCCGAGGTCGAGGAGGTGGCCATCCGCTTTGCCAACGGCGACGCCGCGGGCGCCGAGGTCAGCCTGCTGGAGCTGCTGGGCGAGGGCGGCAGCCACAGCAACGACCTGGAAACCTGGCTCACCCTGTTCGACCTCTACCGCGCCGCTGGCGAGCCCGACAAGTTCGACGGCGCGGCCATTGCCTTCGTCAGCCGCTTCGGCCGCTCGGCGCCCCAGTTCGAGCTGGTGGCCAGCCCCGGCTCGGCCGCCATGCCGATCACGCCGCAGGCCGGCGCCGCCGCAACACCGCGCGACGAGGCCCAGCCGGTGCACTGGAGCGCGCCGTCCGTGCTGGGAATGCAGTCCGTCGCGGCGCTCAATGCCTCCATGGCGCGCCAGGCGCAGCCCTGGCGCATCGACTGGCGCCGCGTCAAATCCATCGACCCGCAGGCGCTGCCGCTGCTGCTGGAGGTGCTGCAGCGCTGGGCCGGCACGCCGGTGCGCCTGCGCTTTCTGGGCGCCGAGCAGTTGCTGGCCGTGCTGGCCGAGCAGACTCCGCCCGAGCAGCGTGCCGCCGACCCCCAGTGGTGGGCGGTCCGGCTGGCGCTGCTGCGGGTGATGAGCGAACCCGACGAGTTCGAACTGGTGGCGCTCAACTACTGCGTCACCTACGAGATGTCGCCGCCGGCATGGGAAGACCCGCGCTGCGAGTGCGCACCGATGACCGAAAGCGGCCACACCCTGCCGCCACCCGACAACGATAAGGACGACGCCTCGTCGGCCGCCAGCGCGCACAGCGAGCTGCCGCTGTCCGACGTCATGGGCCTGGGCGCGGCCGACGCGGCGGCCCCGGACGTCGTCCGCCTGCCGCTGGAAGGCGAAATCCTGGGTGACGCCGCGCACGCCCTGCAGCCGCTCAGCCTCTCGGCGCGCACCCGCGGCATCGAGTTCAACTGCCGCCACCTGCAGCGGGTGGACTTCGGCGCCGCCGGCGATCTGCTCAACTGGGCCGTGCAGCAGCAGGGCCAGGGGCGGCAGGTGGTGTTCAAGCACGTCAACCGTCTGGTGGCGGCGTTCTTCGGGGTGATCGGCATCTCCGACGCGGCGCGCGTGCTGCGGCGCGTTGACTGA
- the hslV gene encoding ATP-dependent protease subunit HslV: MEPFHGTTIISVRRQTPEGWQVAIGGDGQVTLGNIVVKGSARKVRKLYHGRVLAGFAGATADAFTLFERFEAKLDKHQGHLTRAAIELTKDWRTDRVLRRLEAMLAVADREASLIITGNGDVLEPEHGLVAIGSGGAYAQAAAKALLDHTDLPAEQIVKKSLEIAGELCIYTNMTHTVEVL; the protein is encoded by the coding sequence ATGGAACCCTTTCACGGCACCACCATCATCAGCGTCCGCCGCCAGACCCCCGAGGGCTGGCAGGTGGCCATCGGCGGCGACGGGCAGGTCACGCTGGGCAACATCGTCGTCAAGGGCTCGGCGCGCAAGGTGCGCAAGCTCTACCACGGGCGCGTGCTGGCCGGTTTTGCCGGCGCCACGGCCGACGCCTTCACCCTGTTCGAGCGCTTCGAGGCCAAGCTGGACAAGCATCAGGGCCACCTCACCCGCGCGGCCATCGAGCTGACCAAGGACTGGCGCACCGACCGCGTGCTGCGCCGCCTGGAGGCCATGCTGGCGGTGGCCGACCGCGAGGCCTCGCTCATCATCACCGGCAACGGCGACGTGCTGGAGCCCGAGCACGGCCTGGTGGCCATCGGCTCGGGCGGTGCCTACGCGCAGGCCGCCGCCAAGGCGCTGCTGGACCACACCGATTTGCCGGCCGAGCAGATCGTCAAGAAGTCGCTCGAGATCGCCGGGGAGCTGTGCATCTACACCAACATGACCCACACCGTCGAAGTCCTGTAA